ACCATAGAGAACATCTTTACCGTTGTTACCCAACAGACGATCTCTGCCCGAAGCACCGATTAGAGTATCGTTACCGTCGAGTCCTCGCAACTTGTCGTTGCCAGCCAATCCAGAAAGGCGATCGTTACCCGAACTACCCGCGATTGTATCGTTTTTATTAGTCCCAGCAGGTACTGATGTTTGAGAGCCATAAATTACGTAAGCATTACCTGCATATCCAGTAAAACGAATCGCGTAAGAAGGTGCGCCGAGAATAATATCACTCAAGCCATCACCATTGATATCTCCAGCATTACTAACCTCAGTTCCCAAGCCCCCGTTATAGCTGACACCCCTGACAGTAAAACCATTCTCGGCAGAAAGAGCAGTTATATTAATCGCTGGAGCAAAACCATCATCGCTGCCAAAAAGGACGTAAGCTACACCAAAATAACTACTATCCCCGCCAAATTTATTAGCAACATCGGGCGCACCAATTACTATGTCGCTAAAGCCATCGCCGTTAACGTCTCCTGCACTAGCGAGATCGCTGCCCAATTTACCTCCTTTCATACCTCGAACGACAAAGCCATTACTACCGTCGAGACTATTTAGATCGAACTCACTGGTAAAACCATTCTCGCCACCAAAGATGACATAAACTTTACTATTGATATTGCTAATGCCAGTAGTGGTGCCAACCATAAAGTCATCAAAGCCGTCGCCATTAACATCTCCAGCATTAGCAACTTCGCTTCCTAAAGATTCATTTCTATTCAAGCCTTCAATACTAAAACCATTGCTACCATCAAGACGATCGAGATCGAACTCGGCAGTAAAACCCTTCTTACGACCGAAAATTACATAGGTTTTACCGCGATTATCGCCGATGACATTGGAGTTGTAATTTTCAACATTGTCGCCAGCCCCTGGCGCACCGACAACCAGATCGTCCAAACCATCACCGTTGATATCCCCAGCATTACTAACCGCATTACCTAATAAATCTACGGCTCTTTTACCCCGAAGGCTAAAACCGTTAGTACCATCGAGACTAGTAAGATCGAAGTCGGTAGTAAACCCTTTCTTGCGACCGAAAACAACATAAGCTTCACCACGTCTGTCGGTAGTTCCAGCGTAATAAGTTTCATTTAAAAGCTCTCCCGCTCCATCCGCACCGATGATAAAATCATCAAACCCATCGCCATTAAGATCGCCCGCACTGCTAAGGGCATAACCTAAAAAATAGTTTCGTTCTTCACCTTGGAGAGTAAAACCATTACTACCATCAAGACTATTTAAATCGAAGTTGGCAGCAAAACCCCCTTCGCGTCCGAAAATTAAATGAACTTCATCAGGTGTGCTGACGAGAAGATCGTTAAAACCATCACCGTTAACATCTTCCGCACCGCTTACTTGCGAACCCAGGCGATCGCCAACATTCAGTCCTTCAATCGTAAAACCATTTTCACCATCGAGAGCATTCACTTTGAAATTAGCAGCAAAGTTGGTTTCGCGTCCGAAAATAACATAAGCTGCACCGCGACGGTCGCTAACATCAAAACGGTCATAATAATCGTTGTAGGCTACCGTTGCCAATCCCGCATTGGGTGCGCCAACAATAAAATCATCCAGACCATCGCCATTAATATCACCCGCATTACTAACCGATTCACCAAGGGCATCGTAATCGAAAAGTTGATTGTCAGCAGAGATTACAAACCCATTATTACCATTAAACTCATCTACATCGATGATAGTTTTTGC
The Myxosarcina sp. GI1 genome window above contains:
- a CDS encoding FG-GAP repeat protein, giving the protein MAKTIIDVDEFNGNNGFVISADNQLFDYDALGESVSNAGDINGDGLDDFIVGAPNAGLATVAYNDYYDRFDVSDRRGAAYVIFGRETNFAANFKVNALDGENGFTIEGLNVGDRLGSQVSGAEDVNGDGFNDLLVSTPDEVHLIFGREGGFAANFDLNSLDGSNGFTLQGEERNYFLGYALSSAGDLNGDGFDDFIIGADGAGELLNETYYAGTTDRRGEAYVVFGRKKGFTTDFDLTSLDGTNGFSLRGKRAVDLLGNAVSNAGDINGDGLDDLVVGAPGAGDNVENYNSNVIGDNRGKTYVIFGRKKGFTAEFDLDRLDGSNGFSIEGLNRNESLGSEVANAGDVNGDGFDDFMVGTTTGISNINSKVYVIFGGENGFTSEFDLNSLDGSNGFVVRGMKGGKLGSDLASAGDVNGDGFSDIVIGAPDVANKFGGDSSYFGVAYVLFGSDDGFAPAINITALSAENGFTVRGVSYNGGLGTEVSNAGDINGDGLSDIILGAPSYAIRFTGYAGNAYVIYGSQTSVPAGTNKNDTIAGSSGNDRLSGLAGNDKLRGLDGNDTLIGASGRDRLLGNNGKDVLYGGVGSDTLNGGNGSDRVLGNPGRDLVYGGTGNDTLSGGTAKDTLVGGRGNDRLNGEAGNDRLIGVALNGGSLGSSEQDTLTGGNSSDIFVLGNSSGVFYDDGDNSTAGDRDLAYLTDFNPQQDKVQLAGTVNEYLLDFVPSSGDNLNAQLFYAPEAAVEGELIALIENVSANLNLNDKAFIFV